A region from the Pempheris klunzingeri isolate RE-2024b chromosome 17, fPemKlu1.hap1, whole genome shotgun sequence genome encodes:
- the LOC139217160 gene encoding adhesion G protein-coupled receptor E5 yields the protein MVGRWNFLILVLHLFVIEVLSKTTCPNGLKAVKQTCIDNDDCAVDEDNPDYTGPCGDNANCFNTYGSFYCQCVDGFMSSMNTVNFSAETSATCRDINECVEDKDLCGSNAQCFNAIPLYSCICDGGFISSTGVESFRLGDNVKCQDIDECQEENVCGHNATCINTPGSYRCACNAGFQLKSGKPHFSGNQEQCEDTCMIDKTICGNGTCHHGASGHYCACHAGFTNYGDKGSRCTALSCDVFKDMYNLREKFHGAHDLVMQLGQRCLELTESENPTDLDGEDMLKRLLSVIDELLSGGAFNDNRKVSIFLDVMENILKLIGPFIKAPRTTRSSTHAELELLVHKGADLPQGAVNLSSKLAQLDMLLETAAGDPSNYPGFTTVSLLRYENLEDSADGFFSGMDPQDGQIFRINSKVVTVTVSNRNTSHLKEPVNLTFTHLQQSNTSSHTCVFWDSSIDEGTWSARGCSVVESNPEYTVCSCSHLSSFAVLMSLYEIENTFELQLITWVGLCLSLLCLFICILTFWLIRSIQSPRTTIHLHLCICLFVATLIFLAGISRTENRVGCAVVAGLLHFFYLAAFCWMCLEGIQLFRMVVLVFNTNFKTFYMMAGGYGVPVIIVAISALVNAKAYGTKRQCWLNLEYIWSFFAPACVIIIVNIFFFLITVWKLAQKFSSLNPDLDSLQKIKAFTITAVAQLCVLGLTWIFGCFQYDKSTIAMSYLFTFFGSFQGVMLFVMHCLFSKQVREEYGNILSKCCAPKKKSYSEFSYSNSSKAQASKSTQDTGQSHV from the exons ATAACGATGACTGTGCTGTTGATGAAGATAACCCTGACTACACTGGGCCATGTGGAGACAATGCGAACTGTTTCAACACGTACGGCAGCTTCTACTGCCAGTGTGTTGATGGTTTCATGTCATCAATGAATACTGTGAATTTTTCAGCTGAAACATCTGCAACATGTAGAG ATATCAATGAGTGTGTGGAGGACAAAGACCTTTGCGGATCCAATGCCCAATGTTTCAACGCAATTCCACTTTATTCCTGCATTTGTGATGGTGGATTCATTTCCAGTACTGGAGTGGAAAGTTTTCGCCTCGGTGACAACGTTAAATGTCAAG ATATCGACGAATGtcaagaggaaaatgtttgtgGTCATAATGCAACATGCATCAACACACCGGGCAGTTACCGCTGTGCCTGCAATGCCGGCTTTCAACTGAAATCTGGCAAACCTCACTTCTCTGGGAATCAGGAGCAATGTGAAG acACATGTATGATTGATAAGACAATCTGTGGAAATGGAACCTGCCACCATGGAGCCAGTGGACATTACTGTGCATGCCACGCAGGGTTCACTAACTATGGCGACAAAGGGTCTCGCTGCACTG caCTGAGCTGTGATGTTTTCAAAGATATGTATAATCTGAGAGAG AAATTTCACGGTGCTCATGATCTCGTGATGCAGTTGGGACAAAGATGTCTGGAGCTTACAGAAAGTGAGAATCCAACTGACCTGGATGGAGAGGACATGCTAAAG AGACTTTTGTCTGTGATTGACGAACTCCTGTCCGGTGGAGCCTTCAATGATAACAGGAAAGTCTCCATCTTTCTGGACGTGATGGAGAATATTCTGAAGCTCATAGGACCTTTCATTAAGGCCCCCAGGACAACGAGGTCGTCCACTCATGCAG AGCTGGAACTGCTGGTACATAAGGGGGCTGACTTACCCCAGGGAGCTGTGAATTTATCATCTAAGCTAGCTCAGCTGGACATGCTGTTGGAGACAGCTGCTGGAGATCCGTCCAATTACCCTG GCTTTACCACAGTGTCCTTGCTGAGGTATGAAAACCTGGAAGACTCTGCAGATGGCTTCTTTAGTGGGATGGACCCACAAGACGGCCAAATCTTTAGGATCAACTCTAAAGTCGTGACTGTCACTGTCagtaacagaaacacaagcCATCTCAAAGAACCAGTCAACTTAACTTTCACCCACCTACAACAG TCTAATACATCTAGCCACACCTGTGTGTTCTGGGATTCCTCCATCGATGAAGGGACTTGGTCGGCTCGTGGCTGCAGTGTGGTGGAGTCAAACCCTGAATACactgtgtgttcctgcagcCATCTGAGCAGCTTTGCTGTGCTCATGTCGCTCTATGAGATTGAG AACACGTTTGAGTTGCAGCTGATCACCTGGGTGGGTCTGTGTCTTTCACTACTTTGTCTCTTCATCTGCATCCTGACGTTTTGGTTGATCCGCTCCATACAAAGCCCAAGAACCACCATCCACCTGCACCTCTGCATCTGCCTCTTCGTTGCCACCCTTATCTTCCTTGCAGGCATCTCTCGCACAGAGAATCGG GTTGGCTGTGCAGTGGTAGCAGGGCTCCTGCATTTCTTCTACCTAGCAGCATTTTGCTGGATGTGTCTGGAAGGCATTCAACTCTTCAGGATGGTAGTCCTCGTCTTTAACACCAACTTCAAAACCTTCTACATGATGGCAGGGGGCTACGGAGTCCCAGTCATAATTGTCGCTATATCTGCCTTAGTTAATGCCAAGGCATATGGCACCAAGAGACA ATGCTGGTTAAACCTGGAATACATCTGGAGTTTCTTTGCCCCTGCCTGTGTCATCATCATT gtaaacattttcttctttctcattACCGTGTGGAAGTTGGCACAGAAGTTCTCGAGTTTAAACCCTGACCTGGACAGTCTGCAGAAAATAAA GGCGTTCACCATCACTGCAGTggctcagctgtgtgttttgggccTCACGTGGATCTTTGGTTGTTTCCAGTATGACAAAAGCACAATAGCTATGTCTTACCTGTTCACCTTCTTTGGCAGCTTTCAGGGGGTCATGCTCTTTGTCATGCACTGCTTGTTTTCAAAACAg GTGAGGGAAGAGTATGGAAACATCCTTTCCAAATGCTGTGCACCTAAAAAGAAGAGCTACTCGGAGTTCAGTTACTCAAACTCCAGCAAAGCTCAG GCATCCAAGAGCACCCAGGACACAGGACAGTCTCACGTCTGA